ACCGTCATTCAGCCACAGCCGACCCCGCTTAGGCTGCTTCTGTGGCACTTTCAGGCCCTCCAGGCGCCACAGGCGCTCCACCCGCTTGTGGTTGACCCGGAAGCCTTCCTGCCCCAGCAAGGCGGTGATGCGGCGATATCCGTACCGCCCGTAGTCGCTCGCCAGCTCCACCATCCGCCTCACCAGTCGGGGTTCGTCGCTGGGCACGCAGCGCTCCCACCGCTGCGTACACCGCGCTTGACCCAACACCCGACACGCACGTCGCTCTGACACTCGCGCCCGACCCAGGGCGTCACGCACATGCTCCACCGCCGCCCGGCGTTTGGCCGGGCTCAGAAGTTTCCCGAGGCCGCTTCCTTCAAGATCGCGATATCCAGCGCTTGATCCGCCACCATGCGCTTCAGCCGTGCGTTCTCCGCCTCCAGCCCCTTCAACCGCTTCGCCTGGTCTAGCCGCAGGCCACCGTATTCGGCCCGCCAGCGATAAAACGTCTGTTCCGTCACCCCGATCTTCTTGCACGCTTGCCCAACGGTTCCCCCCTTGCTGATCTCCACCTCTGCTTCCCGCAACTTATGGATGATCTGCTCCGGCGTGTAACGCTTCTGACTCATCTCCCTTGCTCCTCCTTGACGGTCCAGCCCCCAAATACTAACATTTCACCTGGACTCGTTCTAGGGGGCAAGGTCAGGGCACCGCCCTCCTCGTTTGCACAATATCCGGTGGCGCCCCGACATGTCGGGGCGAGAATGCCGGCAGGCCCCTAAGCCCGACAGGGCCGGGGTGGCGGTCGCCAACGGCGACCTAGCCACGAGACGCCTGCCCTACTGATATTGGCAAGACAAGAGCGGCCCGCACCCCAATAAGGAATACGAGCCGCACCATATCGCCCAGGCGGATTGAGCGCCCGACGATTCAGATTATCGGTTTCCCGGCAGGGCCTGCTCACGCTCGTGGACCCCTTCCATCGCGTGAACGCTCGAAATCGTAGAGCCAGACCCCGGTCGGAGCTCAAGCGTCCAGATTATACCCCCCCGCGCGTTTGTCAAGAGCCTGAGGCGGCCCTCGCGGTTGCCTTGAACCGGCCCGATAGTATATACTCGGGGCATCCCACGGGAGGTCGCTTGATGAATCATCGGCGCGAAGTGCGGGAGGTGGAGCAGCCCAACCTGCTGGAGGACATCTTCCCCTACCACCAGGTACCGTTGATAACCTTCGACGGCGTCATCCGCGAGGAGATCGCCGGCCAGGTCGTCGAGTTCGATCCCCGCGCGGCGGTCAAGCGCGATATCTTCATCACCGACACCACCTTCCGCGACGGCCAGCAGGCGCGGCCGCCCTATTCGCCGGAGCAGATCCGCGACATCTACGACCTGCTCGCGCGCCTCAGCGGCCCCAACGGCGTCATCCGCCTGACCGAGTTCTTCCTCTACACCGCCAAGGACCGGCGCGCGGTCGAGCTGTGCCGCGAGCTGGGGCACCCCTACCCGCGCATCTCCGGCTGGATCCGCGCCGACGAGGGCGATTTTCAGTTGGTCAAGGACCTGGGCCTGACCGAGACCGGCATGTTGACCTCGGCCAGCGACTACCACATCTTCCACAAGCAAAAGATGACGCGGCGCGAGGCCTTCGACCAGTACCTGCGCGTGGTGGAGCAGGCGCTGGCGACGGGGGTGCGGCCGCGCTGCCACCTGGAGGACGTGACGCGCGCGGACCTCGAGGGCTTCGTGCTGCCGTTCGTGCAGAAGCTGGCGGAGCTGGGCGAGCAAGTGGGCGACGACCTCAAGCCCAAGGTGCGGCTGTGCGACACCCTCGGCTACGGGGTCACCTACCCCGGGGCGGCGCTGCCGCGCAGCATCCCCAAGCTCATCTACCTGGTGACGCACGAGGGCGGCATCCCGCCGGAGCGGCTGGAGTGGCACGGGCACAACGACTTCCACAAGGCGCACATCAACGCCGTCACCTGCTGGCTCTACGGCTGTGACGCTGTCAACACCACTCTCTTCAGCTTCGGCGAGCGCACGGGCAATCCACCGCTGGAGGGGGCGCTGGTCGAGTACGCGGGCCTCAAGGGCACGCTCAACGGCGCCGACCTGCGGGTGCTGACCGACCTCGCCCGCTACTTCGAGACCGAGGTCGGGGCGCTGATTCCGCCGGGCCAGCCCTTCGTCGGCGCCAACTTCAACCGCACCATGGCCGGCATCCACGCCCACGGCCTGCGCCGCGACGAGCGCATCTACAATATCTTCGACACCTGCGCCCTGCTGGGGCGGCCGCCGCGGGTCGCCATCACCGACAAGAGCGGGGTGGATGGCGTCACCCGCTGGGTATGCGACTTCCTGGGGCTGGAGGGCGATCACCAGGTGCGCCGGCGCGACGTGCTCAAGATCGCGCGCTGGGTCGCCGACCAGTACGAGGTGCACGAGCGCCTCACCGGCATCTCCGACCAGGAGCTGGCGGAGCAGGTGCGCCTGCACCTGCCGGAGCTCTACCGCAGCTGCATGGAGCGGCGGCCCGGCGGCGACGACTCCCGGGCGGACTAGCCGGGGGCGTCCCCGGCGTCATCGCGGCGCCCCGACGAGTCGGGGGCGAAGGCGCTCATGGCTCGGGGAGCGGTCCGGGGCGGCCGCGAGGCGAGCCCGGCTCGAAGTGAATGCGGGCTGGGATGACCCCGATGTGGACGCGTAACGCGAAAAGGCTGGCCGCCGTTTCGGTCGCGTTTTACGTGGTCGCCCTGCTCAACGACGCCTACGCCGCATACCTGCTGTGGTGGGCAACCGTCAGCTTGCTGGTGGGCGCCTACATCTCCGCGCGGCGCTCGCTGCGCGGCCTGTCGCTGACGCGGCGCCTGGCAGGAAACCGCATCTTCCAGCACCAGCCGCTGGCGATGACCCTGACCCTGCATCACCCGCCGGGTTCGGCGCCGACCGTCCTCATCAAGGACCCGGTGCGCTGCCTCACGCGCGATGAGACCGAGGAGTCGCAGTACCTCATTCAGGCCGAGCCCGACGCCGGGGCGGATGAACTCCGCCACGAGCTTGCCTTCCCCCTGCGCGGCCACTACCGGCTGGGGCCGCTGACCATGCAGGGAGCGGATGCGGTCGGGATCTTCGTGCGCTCGCAGGCGCTGGGCCCGCCCGCCGAGCTGATCGTGTACCCGCGGCCCCTGCCGCTCCCGCACCTGACCATGCGGGGGCTGTCAGCATACCGCCTGCGCGAGCTGCGAACGGCGCCCGCGGCCGGCGCCGCCCAGGAGTTCTACGGCATTCGCCCCTATCAGCACGGCGACGACTTGCGGCGCATCCACTGGAGGTCCACCGCCCGCACCGGCCGGCTTGCGGTCCGCGAGTACGAGCAGCGCCTGTCCGCGGCGGCCACCATCGTGCTCGACCTGCACCGCGACGCGCACCGGGGCGCGGGCGCTCACTCCACCCTGGAGTATGCGGTGACCATCGCCGCCTCCCTGGCCCAGCACGTGATTGACGCCGGCAACGCCCTGAGCCTGATCACCACCGGCGCCGACGGTTTCCTCCTGCCCATGGATCGCGGCGAGCATCAGCTCCACCAGGCGCTCGAGCATCTCGCCGTCGCCCGCGCCGACGGCGACGCCGGTTTCGCCTCGGCGCTCGCCAGCCGCCTGGCCCAGCTCCCCGCCGCCTCCACGGTGCTGCTCGTCACGCCGTCGGCCGATCCCCATGCGGCGCATCCCATGCTCATGCTCCGCAGCGCCGGCACCCACGTCACCGCGGTTCTCATCGCCCCCCACAGCTTCGCCGCCGCGCCCGATCCCCGCCTCGAGGCAGCGTACGGCGAGCTGCTGGCGGCCGCCTTCGGCGCGGCTAACGCAGTCTGCCCCGTGCGCCGGGGGGAGGACCTCGCTTCCGCCCTGGGAGCCGCCCGCTTATGGCTGTAACGCAAGTCCCCGAGCAACCATGGTGGGCCCGCCAGGCCCTGCCCTACGGCGCCGCGGCGCTGGTGACGATCGCGGCCATCATCTCGGCGTGGCCGATCTACCTGATGCCGGCATTCCCATACCTGGCGCTGGGGCTGGTGCTGCTGGGGACGCCGGCGAGCATGTATCTGCGGTCCACGGGCGCCGACCGGCGGTTGCTGAACCTGGGCATGGTCGGCGTCGCCCTGCTTTTCTTCTTCGCCATAGCGCTGCGCCTGCCGCTGCCGCAAGCGGGGGGAGACCTGTGGAGCGTCTTTGTGACCTTCGACGATCGGGACGCCATCGCCCTCGTGATCCAGGCATTCCTGACGGTCGCGATGTTGCGCTCCTTCACCCTGCTCACCGACCGCGACCTCGTCCTATCCGTCATCCCCGCGCTCAGCACCATCCTGCTGTCGGCGATCGCGGTGCGCAACGCGTCGGTCATCGTCGGGCTGCTGCTGTTCTTCCTGGGCGCGCTCTATCTGCTTGCCTTCAACCACGGCGAGCGGTGGGCGGTGGGGGTGCGGGCGCGGCGCCGGCTGCGCTCGCGGCGTCGCCTCCTGGTGCTGGCCAATGCCGTCGCCGCAACGTGGCTCAAGCTGGTGCCGATCACCTTGGCGGTCAGCGTCGCTTTCGGGTGGATCAACCTTCCCCGCTTGCTGATGAAGCGCTACGGGTCGCAGGCAGACCTGCTGATCGCACTCAAGGTCTATCAGCTTGTCGCCCCCGGCTGGGTCGTGCCCGACAACTCGATCAACTTGGGCAGCGGGCGGTCGCTGCGCAAGACCGTGCTCTTCCGCGTGGACTCGCCGGCAGACGCGCTGTGGCGCGCGAGCACGCTCGACACCTACACCGGCAGCGGGTGGAGCAACTCGCCGCCGCGGGTGGCGGCAGGCGATGCGCGCTCCCGGCGCGCACCCCGTACGCGACCACGCTCGCAATCCCTCGACTCGCGAGACGGCGAATGGAGGGTGGGGTCCCACGATCCGGGGCTGCTCGCGGGGGTGCCGAGTTCGGAGCTGAAGCAGGTCTTTCACCTGGCGGCGCCCATGCAGGGCGTGCTCGTCGCCGCCTATGAGGCGCAGTCCCTGCGCGGGCGCCTGTGGCACGCCAAAGTGAGCGACTCCTCGGTCCTCGGCCAGTCCGCGCCGATGCGGCCGGGCGCGTCCTACGGTGTCATCTCTCGACGCAAGGCGCCGCCCGGCGTCGCCGTCTATCGTCCGCGCGCGACGCTTCCGGCGACCGAGCGGGAGCGCCTTCTGTCGCTGCCGCGCCTGCCGCAGCGCACGCGCCGCCTGGCCCGGCGCATCACCGCCGGCGAGCGCTCCGACCTCCACCGCGCGCTTGCTCTCAACGCCTATCTTCAGCGCGAGTTCGTGTATCGCGATCGCGTCACCCCGCCGCCCGCGGGCGTGGATCACGTGGATTACTTCCTGCATCACATGGACGGCGCCTACTGCGACTACTTCGCCAGCGCGCTGGCGGTGCTGGCGCGCCTCAACGGCCTCCCCGCGCGCGTGGTCACCGGCTTCCGCAGCGACGAAGTGGAGACGGAGACCGGGTGGTGGGTGGTGCGCGAGAAGCACGCCCACAGTTGGGTTGAGGTCTTCCTTGACGGCTACGGCTGGCTGGAGCTGGACCCCAGCCCGCCGGTGGAGGCTGCTCCCCCAGTGCTGGAGCGGGCGACAAAGACCTTCGGCCGCGCGGTTGATGCCATCAGGCGCGCGGCCGGGGCACCGTTTCGCGCCCTGGCGGCGATACCGGGGTGGCGGTGGAAAGCGCCCGCGGGGCTGGCAGCGTTGGCGCTGCTGCTGCTAGGCGTTCGCCGCGCGCGCCGCGAGCGGCCGCCTTCCCTGCCGCGCGCCGGCGATACCGAGCAGCTCCAGCGATACGCGCATTGCTGCTACGAGCGCATGTGCCGGTGGCTGCGAACCTGGGGCCTGCCCAAGGCGCCGGACGCCACCGCCAGCGAATACGCGCGCTGGCTGGGGCGCACCCTGGGCCCGCAGGCGGCGCCCATGCGCGACATTGTGAGCGCCTACCTCGCCGCCGAATACGGCGGGCGCCGGCTCGAACCCGCCGAGGCGGGCGATCTCGCCCAGCGGATGGTGACGGTACTGGGGCGGCGCAAGTTCCTGCTGCGGCGCACCCGCCGTCCTGCGCCCAGGGACGGTCCCCTTCCGGGCGGGTACAGTCCACGTAGGGACAGTCCCCGCCCGCCCCAGTCCACGTAGGGACAGTCCCCGCCCGCCCTACTCGTGCAGCTCCTTGAGCTCGCCCGTCTCCATGTACCAGATGCGCTCGCCGACGTTGGTGATGTGGTCGGCGATGCGCTCCAGGTAGGTGCCGATCATAATCAGGCGCACCGCCTGGAAGGCGACCTGGGGGTCGCGCTCCAGGTACTCCACGATCTCGGTGTGCAGCAGCCGGTAGAGGCGATCCACCTCGTGGTCGCGCTCGATGGTCGCCACCGCCGCTTCGATGTCGCGCGCGACGAACGCCGCCAGCACCTGCCGCAGCATCTCCTGGGCGATGTCGGCCATCTGCGGCAGGTCAATCAGCGGCTTGAACAGCGGCCGCGCCGACAGCTCCACCGCCTGGTGGGCGAGATCTACGCTGTAGTCGCCGATGCGCTCGAGGTCGCTGATGATCTTGAGCACGGCGGCCAGGGTGCGCAGGTCGCGCGCCATCGGCTGCTGCGTCGCCAGGAGCTGCACCCCGCGGCGCTCGATGTCGAGGTTGAGGGCGTCCACCTGGTTCTCGTAATCGAAGACCTCGCGCTCCAGCGCGGGCGCGCGCTCGACCAAGATGCGCATGGCGACGCCCAGCGCCTGGCCCGCCAGCGAACCCATGCGCACCACCTCCTGCTGGAGCTCCTGAAGCTGCTCATCGAAGCCTTTGCGCAAGTGCTCCATCGGCTCTCCTTTCGGCGCCCGCGCCAGGGACGGTCCCCGAATAGGGACGGTCCCCGAATGGGGACTGTCCCCTTACGAATGGGCACGGTCCCCTTCCGGGCGGGTACAGTCAGTCCCCGCCCTACCCGAAGCGGCCCGTCACGTAGTCCTCGGTGCGCTTGTCCGCGGGGCGCGTGAAGACCTTCTCGCTGACATCGAACTCGATCAGCTCGCCGCTCAAGAAGAAGCCGGTGCGGTCGGATACGCGCGCCGCCTGCTGCATATTGTGGGTGACGATGACGATGGTGTAGTCCTGCTTGAGCTCGACCATCAGCTCCTCGATGCGCAGCGTCGAGATGGGATCCAGTGCCGAGCACGGCTCGTCCATGAGCACGACCTCGGGGTCCACCGCCAGCAGGCGGGCGATGCACAGGCGCTGCTGCTGTCCGCCGGAGAGCGAGAACGCGGACTGGCGCAGCTGGTCCTTGACCTCGTCCCACAGCGCCGCCCGGCGCAGGCTGCGCTCCACCAGCGCCTCCAGGCCGGCGCCGCGGGCGAGGCGGTGAATGCGCGGCCCGAAGGCGATGTTATCGAAGACCGACATGGGAAAGGGGTTGGGCCGCTGAAAGACCATGCCCACCCGCTTGCGCAGCGCCACCACGTCCACTTCCGGGCGGTAGATGTCTTCGCCGTCGAGCAGCACGCGCCCGCGCGTGCGGGCGCCCTCGATGATGTCGTTCATGCGGTTGATGGCGCGCAGGAAGGTGGACTTGCCGCAGCCGGAGGGCCCGATGAAGGCGGTGATTTCGCGCTCGCGGATCACCAGGTCGAGCCCGCGCAGGGCGTGGAAATGACCGTAGTAGAAGTGTAGCCCCTGCACCTCAACCTTGGCGGCGCCGGCGGCGGGCGTCGCGGGGGACATGTCTCGTCTGATGGTGTCGGACATTGTACCTCAGCGAATGGCGCGCAGGCGCCCGCGGGTGGCATAGCGCGCGGCCGCGCTCAGAATCAGGATGATGAGCACCAGCACCAGCGCCCCCGCCCACGCCTGGGCGTGCCAGTCGTCATAGGGGGCGATCGCATAGTAGTAGATCTGCACCGGCAGGCTGGCGATGGGTTGGTCGAGGCGCGCGCTCCAGAAGCGATTGCCGAACGCGGTGAACAGCAGCGGCGCGGTCTCGCCGGCGATGCGGGCGACCGCCAGCAGCACGCCGGTGATGACGCCGCCCCGCGCCGCCACCAGCACGACCTTGAAGACGGTGCGCCAGTGAGTAGCGCCCAGGGACAACGCCGCCTCGCGCTGGGACACCGGCACCAGGCGCACCAGCTCCTCGGTGGTGCGGATGACGGTGGGGATCATCATGATACCCAGCGCTAGCCCCCCCGCCAGCGCGGAGAAGCCTTGCATGGGGACGACGACGATCACCCACACCAGGATGCCGACGACGATCGAGGGCACGCCGGCGAGAACGTCGGCGGCGAAGCGCACCCCCGCGCCGAAGCGGTGGTTGCCGAACTCGGCGAGGTAGATGCCGCCCAGGATGCCGACGGGCAGCCCCACCGCGCTCGCCAGCCCGATGAGGATGAGGGTGCCGACGATGGCGTTGGCCATGCCTCCGCCGGGCTCTCCCACGGGCCGGGCCAGATGAGTGAAAAAGGCCAGGTTGAGGGCCGGCAGCCCCTGGATGACGATGTAGTAGAGCACCATCCCCAGCGGCACCAGGGCGGCGATGGTCGCCAACGCCGCGAATGCCCACATCAGGCCGTTAGCGGCCGCCCGCCGGGCCTCGCGGGCGCGGCTGCGGGATAGCGACTGGCGGCGGCTCATTCGCGCACTCCGCGCGCCATCCCTTGCGCCGTGCTCCACAGCAGCAGGCGCGCGAGCGCGTTGATGATGATGGTGATGGCGAACAGGATGAGGGCCAGCTCCAGCAGCGCCGCGGTGTGGAGCGTTTGCGTCGCCTCCAGGAATTCGTTGGCGAGCGCGCTGGCAAGGGTGTAGCCGGGGCTGAAGAGCGAGGCGGAGATCTCCGGTCGGTTGCCGATGACCATGGTCACGGCCATGGTTTCGCCGGCGGCGCGACCGAAGCCGAGGATGATCGCACCCAAGATGCCGGCGCGGGCGTAGCGCCACACCGGGCCGCGGATCGCCTCCCAGCGCGTGGAGCCCAGCGCGTAGGCGGCCTCGCGCTGGGAGACCGGCACCGCCTGCAGCACCTCGCGCGAGACGGCGGTGATAATGGGGGTGATCATGATCGCCAGAATCAAGCCGCCAGCCAACATGCCGATGCCATAAGGCGGCCCCTGGAACAACGGCAGAAACCCCAGGTGTTGCCCCAACCAGGCCTGGGCGGGGCGCAGCAGCGGCAC
The sequence above is a segment of the Armatimonadota bacterium genome. Coding sequences within it:
- the pstA gene encoding phosphate ABC transporter permease PstA, with protein sequence MSRRQSLSRSRAREARRAAANGLMWAFAALATIAALVPLGMVLYYIVIQGLPALNLAFFTHLARPVGEPGGGMANAIVGTLILIGLASAVGLPVGILGGIYLAEFGNHRFGAGVRFAADVLAGVPSIVVGILVWVIVVVPMQGFSALAGGLALGIMMIPTVIRTTEELVRLVPVSQREAALSLGATHWRTVFKVVLVAARGGVITGVLLAVARIAGETAPLLFTAFGNRFWSARLDQPIASLPVQIYYYAIAPYDDWHAQAWAGALVLVLIILILSAAARYATRGRLRAIR
- a CDS encoding transglutaminase domain-containing protein codes for the protein MAVTQVPEQPWWARQALPYGAAALVTIAAIISAWPIYLMPAFPYLALGLVLLGTPASMYLRSTGADRRLLNLGMVGVALLFFFAIALRLPLPQAGGDLWSVFVTFDDRDAIALVIQAFLTVAMLRSFTLLTDRDLVLSVIPALSTILLSAIAVRNASVIVGLLLFFLGALYLLAFNHGERWAVGVRARRRLRSRRRLLVLANAVAATWLKLVPITLAVSVAFGWINLPRLLMKRYGSQADLLIALKVYQLVAPGWVVPDNSINLGSGRSLRKTVLFRVDSPADALWRASTLDTYTGSGWSNSPPRVAAGDARSRRAPRTRPRSQSLDSRDGEWRVGSHDPGLLAGVPSSELKQVFHLAAPMQGVLVAAYEAQSLRGRLWHAKVSDSSVLGQSAPMRPGASYGVISRRKAPPGVAVYRPRATLPATERERLLSLPRLPQRTRRLARRITAGERSDLHRALALNAYLQREFVYRDRVTPPPAGVDHVDYFLHHMDGAYCDYFASALAVLARLNGLPARVVTGFRSDEVETETGWWVVREKHAHSWVEVFLDGYGWLELDPSPPVEAAPPVLERATKTFGRAVDAIRRAAGAPFRALAAIPGWRWKAPAGLAALALLLLGVRRARRERPPSLPRAGDTEQLQRYAHCCYERMCRWLRTWGLPKAPDATASEYARWLGRTLGPQAAPMRDIVSAYLAAEYGGRRLEPAEAGDLAQRMVTVLGRRKFLLRRTRRPAPRDGPLPGGYSPRRDSPRPPQST
- a CDS encoding DUF58 domain-containing protein, which codes for MWTRNAKRLAAVSVAFYVVALLNDAYAAYLLWWATVSLLVGAYISARRSLRGLSLTRRLAGNRIFQHQPLAMTLTLHHPPGSAPTVLIKDPVRCLTRDETEESQYLIQAEPDAGADELRHELAFPLRGHYRLGPLTMQGADAVGIFVRSQALGPPAELIVYPRPLPLPHLTMRGLSAYRLRELRTAPAAGAAQEFYGIRPYQHGDDLRRIHWRSTARTGRLAVREYEQRLSAAATIVLDLHRDAHRGAGAHSTLEYAVTIAASLAQHVIDAGNALSLITTGADGFLLPMDRGEHQLHQALEHLAVARADGDAGFASALASRLAQLPAASTVLLVTPSADPHAAHPMLMLRSAGTHVTAVLIAPHSFAAAPDPRLEAAYGELLAAAFGAANAVCPVRRGEDLASALGAARLWL
- the phoU gene encoding phosphate signaling complex protein PhoU; translation: MEHLRKGFDEQLQELQQEVVRMGSLAGQALGVAMRILVERAPALEREVFDYENQVDALNLDIERRGVQLLATQQPMARDLRTLAAVLKIISDLERIGDYSVDLAHQAVELSARPLFKPLIDLPQMADIAQEMLRQVLAAFVARDIEAAVATIERDHEVDRLYRLLHTEIVEYLERDPQVAFQAVRLIMIGTYLERIADHITNVGERIWYMETGELKELHE
- the pstB gene encoding phosphate ABC transporter ATP-binding protein PstB — translated: MSDTIRRDMSPATPAAGAAKVEVQGLHFYYGHFHALRGLDLVIREREITAFIGPSGCGKSTFLRAINRMNDIIEGARTRGRVLLDGEDIYRPEVDVVALRKRVGMVFQRPNPFPMSVFDNIAFGPRIHRLARGAGLEALVERSLRRAALWDEVKDQLRQSAFSLSGGQQQRLCIARLLAVDPEVVLMDEPCSALDPISTLRIEELMVELKQDYTIVIVTHNMQQAARVSDRTGFFLSGELIEFDVSEKVFTRPADKRTEDYVTGRFG
- a CDS encoding 2-isopropylmalate synthase translates to MNHRREVREVEQPNLLEDIFPYHQVPLITFDGVIREEIAGQVVEFDPRAAVKRDIFITDTTFRDGQQARPPYSPEQIRDIYDLLARLSGPNGVIRLTEFFLYTAKDRRAVELCRELGHPYPRISGWIRADEGDFQLVKDLGLTETGMLTSASDYHIFHKQKMTRREAFDQYLRVVEQALATGVRPRCHLEDVTRADLEGFVLPFVQKLAELGEQVGDDLKPKVRLCDTLGYGVTYPGAALPRSIPKLIYLVTHEGGIPPERLEWHGHNDFHKAHINAVTCWLYGCDAVNTTLFSFGERTGNPPLEGALVEYAGLKGTLNGADLRVLTDLARYFETEVGALIPPGQPFVGANFNRTMAGIHAHGLRRDERIYNIFDTCALLGRPPRVAITDKSGVDGVTRWVCDFLGLEGDHQVRRRDVLKIARWVADQYEVHERLTGISDQELAEQVRLHLPELYRSCMERRPGGDDSRAD
- the pstC gene encoding phosphate ABC transporter permease subunit PstC; its protein translation is MAAPSAPQTSVRRRGLFGANAGDRAFRWGTLLVASSVLALIGVLAYELTTASLPAMRQFGWRFLTTSTWDPVHRVFGALPFIYGTLVSSFLALLLAVPVSLGAALFLAELVPRWLRGPVSFLVELLAAVPSVVYGLWGIFVLVPLLRPAQAWLGQHLGFLPLFQGPPYGIGMLAGGLILAIMITPIITAVSREVLQAVPVSQREAAYALGSTRWEAIRGPVWRYARAGILGAIILGFGRAAGETMAVTMVIGNRPEISASLFSPGYTLASALANEFLEATQTLHTAALLELALILFAITIIINALARLLLWSTAQGMARGVRE